The Carassius carassius chromosome 9, fCarCar2.1, whole genome shotgun sequence genome includes a region encoding these proteins:
- the LOC132149597 gene encoding ecto-ADP-ribosyltransferase 4-like, with protein sequence MLLIIEAVLLILAALGQDHRAAAGAEVKLDMALNSVDDQYESCTKKMANLVKTKYLEEEMQSNFAKAWKHAEKNYKKHGDVTNLKNVHLIALYMYTSSMFNIYEDFNNAVRNEKKTYQNKKFKWHSLHFLLTDAIQILKKTQNGCYDTYRGTNVHFNESVLNKEVRFGSFTSSSSSQARAKQFGKKSCFEITTCEDADLTKYSKLPHEKEVLIPPYDTFKVTAVKKKADQPDFWCETVFTLESSGTQSNQNCALFKKPNKTKKKKY encoded by the exons ATGCTGCTGATCATTGAAGCTGTTCTTCTCATTTTAGCTGCTCTAGGACAG GATCACAGAGCAGCTGCTGGTGCAGAAGTGAAACTGGATATGGCACTGAATTCAGTTGATGACCAATATGAAAGCTGTACAAAGAAAATGGCGAATCTGGTGAAGACCAAATATCTAGAAGAAGAAATGCAATCTAATTTTGCAAAAGCTTGGAAACATGCTGAAAAGAattacaagaaacacggagatgTGACAAACTTGAAAAATGTTCATTTGATCGCTCTTTATATGTACACTAGTTCTATGTTTAACATATATGAGGATTTCAATAATGCTGTACGTAATGAAAAGAAAACCTACCAAAACAAGAAATTCAAATGGCATTCACTTCACTTTCTGTTAACAGATGCAATACAAATTCTgaagaaaacacaaaatggaTGCTACGATACTTATCGCGGCACCAATGTTCATTTTAATGAGAGTGTTCTGAACAAAGAGGTTCGTTTTGGCTCATTTACTTCTTCCTCTTCTAGTCAAGCCAGAGCTAAACAATTTGGAAAGAAATCTTGTTTTGAAATCACCACTTGTGAAGATGCAGATTTGACAAAATATTCTAAGCTTCCTCATGAGAAAGAAGTGCTGATTCCTCCATATGACACATTTAAAGTCACTGCTGTTAAGAAAAAAGCTGATCAGCCTGATTTCTGGTGTGAAACTGTGTTTACTTTGGAAAGCTCTGGAACACAAAGTAACCAGAACTGTGCTCTATTCAAGAAaccaaacaagacaaaaaaaaaaaagtactaa
- the LOC132149595 gene encoding NAD(P)(+)--arginine ADP-ribosyltransferase 1-like isoform X2: MLLIIEALLLILAALGQDHRAAAGVKKIFRLDLANNSVDDQYDGCEQKMAHRVETEYLKKEINNSPDYKIAWKKGEDFVKAQNNKLTKNNLIALYVYSDSHVFKLFNPDTRSGKTKYIQMRFKWYSLHFLLTEAIQILKKQQNKCYSTFRGTKAKFNESVLNKEVRFGSFASSSLDRKKARGFGNVSCFEIYTCKGADVSKYSKLPHEKEVLIPPYEKFKVTAVKKRKQQSNLWCDTVFTLNNTGTQSNLNCALFKKQNKTRMKKYFVH, translated from the exons ATGCTGCTGATCATTGAAGCTCTTCTTCTCATTTTAGCTGCTCTAGGACAG GATCACAGAGCAGCTGCTGGTGTTAAAAAGATATTTCGACTGGATTTGGCAAATAATTCAGTTGATGATCAATATGATGGCTGTGAACAGAAAATGGCACATCGGGTGGAGACAGAATATCTAAAGAAGGAAATTAATAACTCACCTGATTATAAAATTGCTTGGAAAAAAGGAGAAGACTTTGTCAAGGCCcaaaataataaactaacaaaGAATAATTTAATCGCTCTTTATGTGTACAGTGATAGTCATGTATTTAAGCTTTTTAATCCTGACACTCGTTCTGGTAAAACAAAGTACATACAAATGAGATTCAAATGGTATTCACTTCACTTTCTGTTAACAGAAGCGATACAGATTCTGaagaaacaacaaaataaatgttattcaacTTTCCGTGGTACCAAAGCTAAATTTAATGAGAGTGTTCTGAACAAAGAGGTTCGTTTCGGCTCATTTGCTTCCTCATCTCTTGATCGTAAAAAAGCACGGGGTTTTGGAAATGTGTCTTGTTTTGAAATCTACACTTGTAAAGGTGCTGATGTGTCAAAATACTCTAAGCTTCCTCATGAGAAAGAAGTGCTGATTCCTCCATATGAGAAGTTTAAAGTCACTGCTgtcaagaaaagaaaacagcagagCAATCTCTGGTGTGATACTGTGTTCACTTTAAACAACACTGGAACACAAAGTAACCTGAACTGTGCTCTATTCAAGAAACAAAACAAGACCAGAATGAAGAAATATTTTGTGCACTGA
- the LOC132149595 gene encoding NAD(P)(+)--arginine ADP-ribosyltransferase 1-like isoform X1, with translation MLLLIIEALLLILAALGQDHRAAAGVKKIFRLDLANNSVDDQYDGCEQKMAHRVETEYLKKEINNSPDYKIAWKKGEDFVKAQNNKLTKNNLIALYVYSDSHVFKLFNPDTRSGKTKYIQMRFKWYSLHFLLTEAIQILKKQQNKCYSTFRGTKAKFNESVLNKEVRFGSFASSSLDRKKARGFGNVSCFEIYTCKGADVSKYSKLPHEKEVLIPPYEKFKVTAVKKRKQQSNLWCDTVFTLNNTGTQSNLNCALFKKQNKTRMKKYFVH, from the exons TGCTGCTGATCATTGAAGCTCTTCTTCTCATTTTAGCTGCTCTAGGACAG GATCACAGAGCAGCTGCTGGTGTTAAAAAGATATTTCGACTGGATTTGGCAAATAATTCAGTTGATGATCAATATGATGGCTGTGAACAGAAAATGGCACATCGGGTGGAGACAGAATATCTAAAGAAGGAAATTAATAACTCACCTGATTATAAAATTGCTTGGAAAAAAGGAGAAGACTTTGTCAAGGCCcaaaataataaactaacaaaGAATAATTTAATCGCTCTTTATGTGTACAGTGATAGTCATGTATTTAAGCTTTTTAATCCTGACACTCGTTCTGGTAAAACAAAGTACATACAAATGAGATTCAAATGGTATTCACTTCACTTTCTGTTAACAGAAGCGATACAGATTCTGaagaaacaacaaaataaatgttattcaacTTTCCGTGGTACCAAAGCTAAATTTAATGAGAGTGTTCTGAACAAAGAGGTTCGTTTCGGCTCATTTGCTTCCTCATCTCTTGATCGTAAAAAAGCACGGGGTTTTGGAAATGTGTCTTGTTTTGAAATCTACACTTGTAAAGGTGCTGATGTGTCAAAATACTCTAAGCTTCCTCATGAGAAAGAAGTGCTGATTCCTCCATATGAGAAGTTTAAAGTCACTGCTgtcaagaaaagaaaacagcagagCAATCTCTGGTGTGATACTGTGTTCACTTTAAACAACACTGGAACACAAAGTAACCTGAACTGTGCTCTATTCAAGAAACAAAACAAGACCAGAATGAAGAAATATTTTGTGCACTGA